The segment AGCGTTAACTACTGAAGATCAGTGTAGATGTAGCTGTTTTTGCAGCAACCTGCAACCAAGAAGTGGAACCAAAATAAACCTATGCAACCACATGTCAAGCTGCAGTGGTCGATCAGATGATCAGAACAGGTCAAACTGctacagtcagcctgaaatgtctctgagaaAACTCTGATAAACTCTGTGTGGCTCACAGTCAATGCTGCAAATGTTTGTAACCAAGAAGCTTccctttggtttgtgtgtttcctgaagGTTTCATATGAGGTTACgttcaacacaaataaaacacacccacaaCCCCAGACCCACaacacagccacacagctgTGTGGTTAGTGTTTTAAACACCTGATTTCAGCAGCTCCATGCTGTTTGTCAGTATGTTCTGTATCTGTTTACACCAGTAATACTACATGAAAAACTGCAGCTGTTACCTGTAATAAACAACTCAGACGTGATGAAATAGTCCTGAACACCCTACTTTGAACATCTGAGACTCTTTCACGCCCTCAGCTCCGGGCTGAGCCAGCCTTGGCATGCAAACCCAGAGAGACTTGTTTCAGTCAGGAGATCAAGAACAAGGATGGAAAATATCTTCATCGGGCATGAGTGCAGTCTGTCAGAACATGTTAATTGATCCAGTACTTTTTACTTTTGAGCTGTGACCCGGCAGAAAGCTTCCTCGCCAGCCAGGTTTGAGCAGTTTGTACGTACCTTGATGTTGTAGATGGGGTGAATGTTCTTCATCGTGTCCATCACCACTTTGCGTACCTGAacaaaggagaaagagacatgaagaaaaaacCCTAATGCTTCTACATCCTGTTCTTTTTGTAAAGTTTAATTCTAATTAAAGACAATTTGATGATAGATAAGTAGATTTTAAtagttaaaaaaacatctgacattaaaatatattgtgtactaaaaatgtgttttatttcacatcatctctgcatgaaaataaatcattgtcACCACAACCaactgttttctaaaaaaaaagggagttcAGATTTAAGTGACGGTTTGTTAGTAGCCAAGTGCAGTAATCTAGAATCATTGACAGGTGAATCAaatgaatgtgagaaaaaatgGGGACATTAGGCCTGTGGGGAGTTTTTTTGCAACTCAGCACAGGAAgtagagaacacacacacacacacacacacacagtgggtgGACAGCTGTTTCTCAGTGTAGATGCATTTTTGGGTCAAATTCATGTTACGATGAATAAAAGTTCATTTCATGTCTGTTCTTTTGTCACACGGTGAATTGGTGTTTGTCTCTCATGATCACGTACTAGAGGTCAGTTTCTCCACACACAGAAGCTCTGAAGTTCTCACCTCCTTCAGGCCATTGAAGGGCCCCAGGGCCGACACTGTGTTGCCTTGCACCATCACGTAGCAGCTGGTCAGCAGCTCCAGTGcctgtaaaaacaggaaacaggaaggtACAGTTAACAGTGCTGCTACACTGATAATAATACTCTGATATTGTGGACTGATGAGAATCAATGCTGCCACCTAGTGACATGTATAACAAAATGCACCATAGTGACTGACAGACTAAGAAAACAAAGTAGTATCACTGAGGTGACTGCTGCTTCTCGACAGGTATGAGATGTGTTGGATGAAAGGTGGATGCTGGAGTGGGACTTACTTTGAGGGTGGAGCCCTTGGGGCCAATCAGCCGCTGTCTCCGCTTCACAAACCGCTCCCTGTTCCTCACGAGGGTCCCGATTTTGATGATGTCACACGCCATGTCATCCTGTAGTATCCGCACAGCCTGGAAgcagaacaaagacagacattAGTCAACAGACCACCACCTGACGTGACGGCGGCATCCTGTATGTGACAGTGGCGCGGTGATCATTAACCTGCTCGAACGGGACGCTCCTGGCCAGCAGCTTGATGAGATCTCTGGCTCTCACGATGGCGTAAGGGTCAAACGTTTTCTTGGTGGTGCAAACTGTGATGCTTCCCTCGATCAGATCCAGAGAGGCTTTGATGTGCTGAGAAGTTACACAAGGTGAGGGGGgatcaaaaacaagaaaataaatctgcaatTCAGCCTGAGGATTGTgctgaaagtaaaaataaaaatgattctgaTTCAGGGAGtttatgttctgttttctgATAACTCAGTAACTTACCGCCTCTCCTAAGGCCTTCTCCACAAGTGGCCAGCACTCTTTCAGGTAGGCTTCTCTGTATTTGGGGAAGAGGGTGGCGAAGCTGCTCTCCTCCAGCAGACCACGGGGGTTGTCGTCTCTGGAGAACGTCGGCTCTTTCCATCCATCGGGGACAGTCAGGAGTTCAGATTCATCCACTGCATGACGCAAACATCAGAACAATGGACCGACTTAACCCTTTTCATACAACTCAAATCCTGCCTCCTCTGTAGTAACGTCACATCACTCAACCCACACGTCCGGCACCCTGTTGTATTGTCAGCTGGATGTTTTAGAATGGACCTATCTGAGCTGCAGCTTTCTGACAGAGATGTGCAGAGAAAAAGGCAAAATTTGTTCcataaaactaatttaaaatttgaaaaacattaaagtgagAAAGGAGACGTGGACACGAAGGTAAATCTAACAAgctgtataaagaaaacaacacacattgaCCCTTTAGCAGAGAAAACGGGATAATTATTAcataacacttaaaaaaaaaggaaaaaaaaggccgTTCTCGGCTTCCGTACGAAGTTGTACATCTCTTAACACACACGTGTCAGAGTACAGATGTTGTCCTGCTGATGTTTTCCTTGAAACAAAGCCAAGTTTGAACTAAAACAACCAACAAGTGTTTCCAACACCGCAGCTCACATGTTAGCTCTCAGCTAGTCCGTGCAGCTGACATGTAAACACGCCGGTCAGCCGACACGTTTCAGCTGTGCGTTACACCGAGCGGGTCGCCGGGTGTCGGACAGCGTCTTCAAACTCCGCGGTGTCCGTCACTCACCTTggtttttgctctttttggATTTTTTCCCTGTCTGTGCTTCACTCACGCCGTCTCCCGTCGTGGAGGACGCCATTGTTAAACAGGCGCGGAAGTGACGTAGAGACTCTTCTTGG is part of the Larimichthys crocea isolate SSNF chromosome XX, L_crocea_2.0, whole genome shotgun sequence genome and harbors:
- the krr1 gene encoding KRR1 small subunit processome component homolog; translated protein: MASSTTGDGVSEAQTGKKSKKSKNQVDESELLTVPDGWKEPTFSRDDNPRGLLEESSFATLFPKYREAYLKECWPLVEKALGEAHIKASLDLIEGSITVCTTKKTFDPYAIVRARDLIKLLARSVPFEQAVRILQDDMACDIIKIGTLVRNRERFVKRRQRLIGPKGSTLKALELLTSCYVMVQGNTVSALGPFNGLKEVRKVVMDTMKNIHPIYNIKTLMIKRELSKDPDLRMQSWERFLPKFRHKNLAKRREPKKKSVKKEYTPFPPSQPESQVDKELATGEFFLRESVKKRKKMEEIKVKQAEALTKKQEERNKAFIPPKEKPLMKKTTKAPTEGKLDIEAIKEKVKKAKTKKLGAPPVNPAPPTSGTTDKKKKNKAKSKG